In Microbacterium maritypicum, the following are encoded in one genomic region:
- the fusA gene encoding elongation factor G — translation MAQDVLTDLSKVRNIGIMAHIDAGKTTTTERILFYTGVNHKLGETHDGASTTDWMEQEKERGITITSAAVTCYWNKNQINIIDTPGHVDFTVEVERSLRVLDGAVAVFDGKEGVEPQSETVWRQADKYNVPRICFVNKMDKLGADFYFTVDTIINRLGAKPLVIQLPIGAESDFIGVVDLVEMRALVWAGDSKGDVTMGASYEIQEIPENLKEKAAEYRQQLLETVAETDDALLEKFFGGEELTVAEIKGAIRKLTVASEIYPVLCGSAFKNRGVQPMLDAVVDYLPNPLDVGSIEAHDPKDYDTIIERHPDANDPFAALAFKVAVHPFFGRLTYVRVYSGHLESGSAVINSTKNKKERIGKIFQMHANKEIPVPSVTAGNIYAVIGLKDTTTGDTLTDPAAPVVLESMTFPEPVIEVAIEPKTKADQEKLGVAIQKLAEEDPTFRTELNPETGQTTIKGMGELHLDILVDRMKREFNVEANVGKPQVAYRETLKKAVEKHDYTHKKQTGGSGQFAKIQFTIEPMDLDSEKTYEFVNAVTGGRIPREYIGSIDAGFQDAMNVGVLAGYPMVGVKATIVDGAAHDVDSSEMAFKIAGSMGFKEAARRANPVLLEPLMAVEVRTPEEYMGDVIGDLNSRRGQIQSMEDAAGVKVVRAQVPLSEMFGYIGDLRSKTSGRAVYSMEFHSYAEVPRAVADEIVQKTKGE, via the coding sequence GTGGCACAAGACGTGCTCACGGACCTGAGCAAGGTCCGCAACATCGGCATCATGGCGCACATCGATGCCGGCAAGACCACGACGACCGAGCGCATCCTGTTCTACACGGGCGTCAACCACAAGCTCGGCGAGACGCACGATGGCGCGTCGACCACCGACTGGATGGAGCAGGAGAAGGAGCGCGGCATCACGATCACGTCTGCCGCCGTGACCTGCTACTGGAACAAGAACCAGATCAACATCATCGACACCCCCGGCCACGTGGACTTCACGGTCGAGGTGGAGCGTTCGCTCCGTGTCCTCGATGGTGCCGTCGCCGTGTTCGACGGCAAGGAGGGCGTCGAGCCCCAGTCCGAGACGGTCTGGCGTCAGGCCGACAAGTACAACGTCCCCCGCATCTGCTTCGTCAACAAGATGGACAAGCTCGGCGCGGACTTCTACTTCACCGTCGACACCATCATCAACCGCCTGGGTGCCAAGCCCCTCGTGATCCAGCTGCCGATCGGTGCGGAGAGCGACTTCATCGGCGTCGTCGACCTGGTCGAGATGCGTGCGCTGGTGTGGGCCGGAGACTCCAAGGGTGACGTCACGATGGGCGCCTCCTACGAGATCCAGGAGATCCCGGAGAACCTCAAGGAGAAGGCGGCGGAGTACCGTCAGCAGCTCCTCGAGACCGTCGCCGAGACCGATGACGCGCTGCTCGAGAAGTTCTTCGGTGGCGAGGAGCTCACGGTCGCCGAGATCAAGGGCGCGATCCGCAAGCTGACCGTCGCTTCCGAGATCTACCCGGTGCTCTGCGGCTCCGCATTCAAGAACCGCGGCGTCCAGCCGATGCTCGACGCGGTCGTCGACTACCTCCCGAACCCGCTCGACGTGGGCTCGATCGAGGCACACGACCCGAAGGACTACGACACGATCATCGAGCGTCACCCCGACGCCAATGACCCGTTCGCAGCCCTCGCGTTCAAGGTCGCCGTGCACCCGTTCTTCGGTCGCCTCACCTACGTGCGCGTCTACTCGGGTCACCTCGAGTCCGGTTCTGCGGTCATCAACTCGACCAAGAACAAGAAGGAGCGCATCGGGAAGATCTTCCAGATGCACGCCAACAAGGAGATCCCGGTCCCCTCGGTCACCGCGGGTAACATCTACGCGGTCATCGGTCTGAAGGACACCACCACCGGTGACACCCTGACCGACCCGGCAGCTCCGGTCGTCCTCGAGTCGATGACGTTCCCCGAGCCCGTCATCGAGGTCGCGATCGAGCCGAAGACCAAGGCCGACCAGGAGAAGCTGGGTGTCGCCATCCAGAAGCTCGCTGAGGAGGACCCGACCTTCCGCACGGAGCTCAACCCCGAGACCGGTCAGACGACCATCAAGGGCATGGGCGAGCTTCACCTCGACATCCTCGTGGACCGCATGAAGCGCGAGTTCAACGTCGAGGCCAACGTCGGCAAGCCGCAGGTCGCGTACCGCGAGACCCTGAAGAAGGCCGTCGAGAAGCACGACTACACGCACAAGAAGCAGACCGGTGGCTCCGGCCAGTTCGCGAAGATCCAGTTCACCATCGAGCCGATGGACCTGGACTCCGAGAAGACCTACGAGTTCGTGAACGCCGTCACCGGTGGTCGCATCCCTCGTGAGTACATCGGTTCGATCGACGCCGGTTTCCAGGACGCGATGAACGTCGGTGTGCTCGCGGGCTACCCGATGGTCGGCGTCAAGGCGACCATCGTCGATGGTGCGGCGCACGACGTCGACTCCTCGGAGATGGCGTTCAAGATCGCGGGCTCCATGGGCTTCAAGGAGGCCGCTCGCCGTGCCAACCCCGTGCTGCTCGAGCCGCTGATGGCCGTCGAGGTCCGTACTCCTGAGGAGTACATGGGCGACGTCATCGGTGACCTGAACTCGCGTCGTGGCCAG